A single window of Nicotiana sylvestris chromosome 3, ASM39365v2, whole genome shotgun sequence DNA harbors:
- the LOC104236071 gene encoding uncharacterized protein isoform X2 yields the protein MYISEDNDLNQPLKSNMFSLSGTGFFGAVGRSINLGGQTALALRVLLALFSSKMSSGVNRPFGDEFRAARKAAEDIGAQIVLGDRPIEITLERAWTSLKWNEKMNLMVSVFSGITSSAELSTKALKESNSDDSNFQLYEKLSFTYPSLLQPLLHERDTFLAWSLKRSKAVNKSKQVVGIIGKGHMNGVIYSLVSDQGNLRFRDLAGNKPSKDLSGRATTIFGNLLRDTAIGFLLWLLYEQITSGLKLID from the exons ATGTACATTTCCGAGGATAATGATCTCAATCAGCCTTTAAAATCAAACATGTTTTCTTTGAGTGGGACTGGATTTTTTGGTGCTGTTGGTCGTAGCATAAACTTGG GAGGTCAAACTGCTCTAGCGTTACGAGTCTTGCTGGCGCTTTTCTCTTCAAAAATGTCTTCAGGTGTTAATCGTCCTTTTGGAGATGAG TTCCGCGCTGCACGAAAGGCTGCTGAGGACATTGGTGCTCAAATAGTATTGGGGGATCGACCAATAGAAATAACT CTTGAACGAGCATGGACTTCGCTAAAGTGGAATGAGAAGATGAACTTGATGGTCTCTGTCTTTAGCGGAATTACCTCATCTGCTGAACTATCAACGAAGGCATTAAAG GAATCAAATTCTGATGATAGCAATTTTCAACTGTATGAGAAGCTAAGCTTTACATATCCATCTCTTCTACAGCCACTCCTACATGAACGTGACACG TTTCTTGCATGGTCTCTGAAAAGGAGTAAAGCAGTGAACAAGAGTAAGCAAGTGGTAGGAATAATTGGGAAGGGCCACATGAATGGAGTTATATATTCTTTGGTGTCTGATCAAGGAAACTTGCGTTTTCGAGATCTAGCTGGGAACAAACCTTCAAAGGACCTCTCTGGCCGGGCTACTACTATATTTGGAAACTTGCTAAGAGACACTGCAATTGGTTTCCTACTATGGCTATTATATGAACAAATAACCAGTGGATTGAAACTTATTGATTAA
- the LOC104236071 gene encoding uncharacterized protein isoform X1, protein MSILFSPFPILAPHSKFFSLPLKPRIKYHQCRVAIKPPPPNFDFKTEFFSASRDAIEESHPELLDLADSGTLFLIKKSQYGPVPTWRSEFVEPEAIWLIGTNHLSLESAVDVERVIRAIRPENVVVELCRSRAGIMYISEDNDLNQPLKSNMFSLSGTGFFGAVGRSINLGGQTALALRVLLALFSSKMSSGVNRPFGDEFRAARKAAEDIGAQIVLGDRPIEITLERAWTSLKWNEKMNLMVSVFSGITSSAELSTKALKESNSDDSNFQLYEKLSFTYPSLLQPLLHERDTFLAWSLKRSKAVNKSKQVVGIIGKGHMNGVIYSLVSDQGNLRFRDLAGNKPSKDLSGRATTIFGNLLRDTAIGFLLWLLYEQITSGLKLID, encoded by the exons ATGAGCATCCTCTTTTCTCCTTTCCCAATCTTGGCTCCTCACTCTAAATTCTTCTCCTTGCCTTTGAAACCCAGAATAAAATATCATCAATGCAGAGTTGCCATAAAGCCACCACCCCCAAACTTCGACTTCAAGACTGAATTTTTCAGCGCTTCTCGGGATGCTATTGAAGAAAGTCATCCAGAATTGCTTGATTTGGCCGATAGTGGAACTCTGTTTCTGATAAAGAAGAGCCAATATGGACCTGTTCCAACATGGAGAAGCGAATTTGTGGAACCAGAAGCCATTTGGCTAATTGGAACAAACCATCTTTCTTTGGAATCGGCCGTGGATGTTGAAAGGGTCATTCGTGCTATTAGGCCTGAGAATGTGGTTGTAGAGCTCTGCAGAAGTAG GGCTGGCATCATGTACATTTCCGAGGATAATGATCTCAATCAGCCTTTAAAATCAAACATGTTTTCTTTGAGTGGGACTGGATTTTTTGGTGCTGTTGGTCGTAGCATAAACTTGG GAGGTCAAACTGCTCTAGCGTTACGAGTCTTGCTGGCGCTTTTCTCTTCAAAAATGTCTTCAGGTGTTAATCGTCCTTTTGGAGATGAG TTCCGCGCTGCACGAAAGGCTGCTGAGGACATTGGTGCTCAAATAGTATTGGGGGATCGACCAATAGAAATAACT CTTGAACGAGCATGGACTTCGCTAAAGTGGAATGAGAAGATGAACTTGATGGTCTCTGTCTTTAGCGGAATTACCTCATCTGCTGAACTATCAACGAAGGCATTAAAG GAATCAAATTCTGATGATAGCAATTTTCAACTGTATGAGAAGCTAAGCTTTACATATCCATCTCTTCTACAGCCACTCCTACATGAACGTGACACG TTTCTTGCATGGTCTCTGAAAAGGAGTAAAGCAGTGAACAAGAGTAAGCAAGTGGTAGGAATAATTGGGAAGGGCCACATGAATGGAGTTATATATTCTTTGGTGTCTGATCAAGGAAACTTGCGTTTTCGAGATCTAGCTGGGAACAAACCTTCAAAGGACCTCTCTGGCCGGGCTACTACTATATTTGGAAACTTGCTAAGAGACACTGCAATTGGTTTCCTACTATGGCTATTATATGAACAAATAACCAGTGGATTGAAACTTATTGATTAA